In Candidatus Defluviibacterium haderslevense, the following are encoded in one genomic region:
- a CDS encoding biopolymer transporter ExbD: MPKVKIPRKSTAIDMTAMCDVAFLLLTFFILTTKFRAAEVVQIDIPSSTARIPIPDKDIMMFNIAPDGRIFFGLDDQITRLKLLDRLATQYQLTFTPKQKDAFRTLELWGMDIRALPAFLDKEPNERASIQQPGLKIDTTGGAQIEDLILFSRQENNLLRIAIKGDKTTEYKSFDKLIEALQNRKVNKFNIITSARAAKE; this comes from the coding sequence ATGCCAAAGGTTAAAATACCTCGTAAAAGTACCGCAATAGACATGACTGCCATGTGTGATGTGGCTTTCTTATTGTTAACTTTTTTTATCCTAACCACTAAATTTCGGGCTGCTGAAGTTGTTCAGATCGATATACCTTCATCAACTGCCCGAATCCCGATTCCGGATAAGGATATCATGATGTTCAATATCGCTCCTGATGGGAGAATATTCTTTGGTCTGGATGATCAAATCACTCGATTGAAGTTATTGGATCGATTGGCAACTCAATATCAGTTGACCTTTACTCCAAAACAAAAAGATGCCTTCCGTACCTTGGAACTTTGGGGAATGGATATTAGAGCCTTACCTGCCTTTTTGGACAAAGAACCTAATGAACGAGCCAGTATACAACAGCCTGGACTAAAAATTGATACTACAGGTGGTGCTCAAATTGAAGATTTAATCTTGTTTTCAAGACAAGAAAATAATTTGTTGCGAATTGCCATTAAAGGTGATAAAACAACGGAATACAAATCATTTGATAAATTGATTGAAGCTTTACAAAACCGAAAAGTAAATAAGTTCAACATCATTACTTCGGCTCGTGCGGCAAAAGAATAA
- a CDS encoding MotA/TolQ/ExbB proton channel family protein has translation MSNQNVNAASSGKFSSLFASILIPVALVIGYLIFTFVLGNPGNFEGNDPTKHPHPGNLLGMMYKGGILVPILMANFIIVICVIIERFITLNVASGKGSIPNFVRKVKGLLDSNNVDAAITECDKQKGSVANVIREGLHKYKEMGSKSGLDKEQKVLAIQKEIEEATSLELPMLEKNLVILATISSVATLLGLLGTVFGMIRAFSAIATAGAPDAVALSNGISEALINTALGISSSAVSIIAYNYFTTKIDGLTYGIDEAGFSIAQNFAAKHA, from the coding sequence ATGAGCAATCAAAACGTAAATGCAGCTTCTAGTGGAAAGTTTAGTTCTTTATTCGCTTCCATTCTTATTCCTGTGGCTTTAGTTATAGGATACTTGATTTTCACCTTTGTATTGGGGAATCCAGGCAATTTTGAAGGTAATGATCCAACCAAACACCCACACCCGGGAAATTTATTAGGAATGATGTATAAAGGTGGTATTCTCGTGCCAATACTTATGGCCAACTTTATTATTGTTATTTGTGTCATCATTGAGCGTTTCATTACGTTGAATGTAGCTAGTGGCAAAGGGTCTATACCAAACTTCGTAAGAAAAGTAAAAGGACTGTTGGACAGCAATAATGTAGATGCTGCAATTACTGAATGTGATAAACAAAAGGGTTCAGTAGCTAATGTTATTCGCGAAGGATTACATAAGTATAAAGAAATGGGATCCAAGTCAGGATTAGATAAAGAACAAAAAGTACTTGCTATCCAAAAAGAAATAGAAGAAGCTACTTCATTAGAATTACCAATGTTGGAAAAAAACCTGGTTATATTGGCAACCATATCATCAGTGGCAACACTCTTAGGTCTATTGGGAACAGTATTCGGTATGATTCGTGCATTCTCGGCTATAGCAACTGCAGGAGCTCCGGATGCAGTAGCATTATCGAATGGTATTTCTGAAGCCTTAATTAATACTGCATTAGGTATTTCTTCTTCTGCAGTTTCAATTATAGCTTATAATTATTTTACTACTAAAATTGATGGTCTTACATATGGCATAGATGAAGCAGGATTTAGTATTGCACAAAACTTTGCAGCTAAACACGCTTAA
- a CDS encoding FAD-dependent monooxygenase, whose amino-acid sequence MKANQITIAGAGLVGSLLGLRLAQRGYEVHLYESRSDMRKEAISAGRSINLALSDRGITGLTLVGLEEEIMAHAIQMHGRMIHTIQNELLFQPYSERPNECINSISRRTLNVMLMDAFEKINPSKIYFNHKLIHWDHVSGDATFQSEDGHQIIENNTTLLATDGANSEARKRLMQLSTQIRFNYSQTFQNYGYKELTIPPGINAAFQLEKNALHIWPRGHFMMIALPNPDATFTATLFLPYEGPDSLQQLNTKSDIQQYFETHFNDAIPLIPELKTEFFHNPTGHLNSVKCSPWYYEDKLLLVGDAAHAIIPFYGQGMNCGFEDVVVLDQLLDQQLSGEALFSSFTKLRKKSTDAISDLAEDNFVEMRDKVGDPVFQQKRKVEQALEKMFPQYYSKYALVTFRPDVSYYDAMVKGRKQDDLLMKICSEGAEISAEQLPGIYKQLNELDSK is encoded by the coding sequence ATGAAAGCTAATCAAATTACAATAGCAGGAGCCGGATTGGTAGGAAGTTTATTGGGGTTACGCCTTGCGCAAAGAGGTTATGAGGTTCATCTATACGAATCACGTTCTGATATGCGCAAAGAGGCTATTTCAGCCGGAAGATCGATTAATCTTGCACTATCTGATCGCGGAATTACAGGATTAACGCTTGTCGGACTTGAGGAAGAAATTATGGCACATGCCATCCAAATGCACGGCCGAATGATTCATACCATTCAGAATGAATTACTGTTCCAGCCTTACAGCGAAAGACCAAATGAATGTATCAATTCGATTTCACGAAGGACTTTGAATGTCATGTTAATGGATGCTTTTGAAAAAATAAATCCCTCAAAGATTTATTTTAATCACAAACTGATTCATTGGGATCATGTGTCCGGGGATGCCACATTCCAAAGCGAGGATGGACATCAAATCATTGAAAACAATACTACCTTATTAGCCACAGACGGAGCCAATTCCGAAGCGCGAAAACGATTGATGCAATTAAGTACTCAGATACGATTTAATTATAGTCAGACCTTTCAGAATTATGGTTACAAAGAATTAACTATACCCCCAGGTATCAATGCTGCCTTCCAACTTGAAAAAAACGCCTTACACATTTGGCCACGTGGTCATTTTATGATGATCGCACTTCCTAATCCGGATGCTACTTTTACGGCAACTTTATTTTTACCCTATGAAGGTCCTGATAGTCTTCAGCAATTAAATACCAAATCCGATATTCAACAATACTTTGAAACTCACTTCAACGATGCAATACCTCTAATTCCGGAATTAAAAACCGAATTCTTTCACAATCCGACGGGTCATTTAAATTCTGTAAAATGTTCACCCTGGTATTATGAAGACAAACTGTTACTGGTAGGTGATGCGGCTCATGCCATTATTCCATTCTATGGTCAAGGCATGAATTGCGGCTTTGAAGATGTGGTTGTCCTTGATCAATTATTAGATCAACAATTAAGTGGTGAAGCATTATTTTCATCCTTTACCAAACTCCGTAAAAAAAGTACAGATGCTATTTCCGATTTAGCTGAAGATAATTTTGTTGAAATGAGAGATAAAGTTGGAGATCCTGTTTTTCAACAAAAGCGAAAAGTGGAACAAGCTTTAGAAAAAATGTTTCCACAATATTACTCTAAATATGCATTAGTTACTTTCAGGCCCGATGTGAGTTATTATGATGCTATGGTTAAAGGTAGAAAGCAAGATGATCTTTTGATGAAAATTTGTTCAGAAGGAGCTGAGATTTCAGCGGAGCAATTACCAGGTATCTATAAGCAACTTAATGAATTGGACTCAAAGTAA
- the kynU gene encoding kynureninase: MDAKILTESYAISLDQADELKHFRSKFHIPKTKEDNDYRYFCGNSLGLQPIQARQFINNEMDDWARYGVLGHELAKHPWVKYHEFLTEYMAEIVGAKPLEVVIMNTLSVNLHLMMVSFYRPTPKRHKILIEYSAFPSDRYAVESQIKFHGFDPASSLIILTPDQEGSSYISKDNIRQTIEKHGDTIALILIGSVNYYSGQSYPIPYITELGHKHGALVGFDLAHGAGNLHLQLHDDGPDFAVWCSYKYLNSGPGGLAGCFVHERHSNSFDIPRFAGWWGHDKVNRFKMSPELRLMPGAEGWQLSNPPILPMASLLASLEIFHEAGIESLHRKSQQMSHYLIQLLNTLDQKWFRIISPLDPIERGCQVSIQLKHPDKSIYHQLDQKGIIADWREPDVIRVAAVPLYNTYADIFYLYSSLKTILENYES; the protein is encoded by the coding sequence ATGGATGCAAAAATATTAACCGAAAGTTATGCCATTAGCCTGGATCAAGCTGATGAACTCAAACATTTCAGATCGAAATTTCATATTCCTAAAACAAAAGAAGACAATGATTACAGGTACTTCTGTGGCAATTCCTTAGGCCTACAACCTATACAAGCCAGACAATTTATTAACAATGAAATGGATGATTGGGCAAGGTATGGTGTATTGGGTCATGAATTGGCCAAACATCCATGGGTTAAATATCACGAATTTTTGACCGAATATATGGCAGAAATCGTAGGGGCAAAACCCCTTGAAGTGGTGATCATGAACACACTTAGTGTAAACTTACATTTAATGATGGTCTCGTTTTATCGCCCCACTCCAAAACGCCACAAGATTCTCATAGAATACAGCGCATTTCCATCCGATCGATATGCAGTGGAATCTCAAATTAAATTTCATGGATTCGATCCTGCTTCGAGCTTAATTATTTTAACACCAGATCAGGAAGGTTCATCCTATATCTCTAAAGATAATATCAGGCAAACGATTGAGAAACATGGTGACACCATTGCATTGATACTTATTGGATCCGTAAATTATTATTCAGGACAAAGTTATCCTATCCCATACATTACTGAATTAGGACATAAACACGGCGCTTTAGTAGGGTTTGATCTGGCTCATGGTGCTGGAAATCTCCATTTACAATTGCACGATGACGGACCGGATTTTGCAGTGTGGTGTAGTTATAAATATTTAAATTCAGGACCAGGAGGATTAGCAGGGTGTTTTGTTCATGAACGGCATTCGAATAGCTTTGATATTCCAAGATTTGCAGGATGGTGGGGCCATGATAAAGTAAATCGTTTTAAAATGTCTCCTGAACTGAGGTTAATGCCTGGGGCAGAAGGTTGGCAACTCAGTAACCCACCCATACTTCCGATGGCCAGTCTATTGGCATCACTGGAAATATTTCATGAAGCCGGCATAGAAAGTTTACACCGGAAATCTCAACAAATGTCTCACTATTTAATTCAATTATTAAATACACTGGACCAAAAATGGTTTCGAATCATAAGCCCACTAGATCCAATTGAGCGAGGTTGCCAGGTTTCTATCCAATTGAAACATCCGGACAAAAGCATTTATCATCAACTCGATCAAAAAGGTATCATTGCAGATTGGCGTGAACCAGATGTTATTCGTGTTGCTGCAGTGCCTTTATATAATACATACGCTGATATCTTTTATTTGTATTCAAGTTTAAAAACCATTTTAGAAAACTATGAAAGCTAA
- a CDS encoding tyrosine recombinase XerD, translating to MDWQSLIKGFKHYLKLERSMSDHSIQAYCRDANKLASFAELKLDGKGPLELSLEDLESYIQWLFEFQFDERSQARMISGIKAFYKFLLLEDVITYDPTELLEGPKLGQYIPDVLGIEEIELILQHIDLSDSKGHRDRAIIETLYACGLRVSELTELLMSHVYPELGIVKVIGKGNKERLVPIGEQALQQIHFYKIGFRNRLPIAKGHEDYLFLNRFGKKLSRISVFTTVKECVAKAGIQKIVSPHTFRHSFATHLVEGGANLRAVQEMLGHESINTTEIYTHLDNDYLRETILNFHPANRKQEQVDHATYGSVSMN from the coding sequence ATGGATTGGCAATCATTAATCAAAGGATTTAAACACTACTTAAAATTGGAGCGATCCATGTCGGACCATTCTATTCAAGCATATTGCAGAGATGCCAATAAATTAGCCTCTTTTGCTGAATTAAAGCTAGATGGTAAAGGACCCCTTGAGTTAAGTTTAGAAGATTTAGAATCCTATATCCAATGGTTATTTGAGTTTCAGTTTGATGAACGATCCCAGGCTAGAATGATTAGCGGTATTAAAGCCTTTTACAAATTTCTATTACTTGAAGATGTAATAACTTATGATCCAACAGAATTATTAGAAGGACCTAAGTTAGGACAATATATTCCTGATGTATTGGGTATTGAAGAAATAGAATTAATCTTACAACATATTGATTTATCTGATTCCAAAGGTCACAGAGATCGGGCTATCATTGAAACCCTATATGCATGTGGATTGAGAGTAAGTGAATTAACTGAATTATTAATGAGTCATGTATATCCAGAATTGGGAATCGTGAAAGTCATTGGTAAGGGAAATAAGGAACGATTGGTGCCAATTGGAGAGCAGGCTTTACAACAAATTCACTTTTACAAAATCGGATTTCGGAATCGACTTCCCATAGCTAAAGGACATGAGGATTATTTATTCTTAAATCGATTTGGAAAAAAACTTTCTAGAATCAGTGTTTTTACGACAGTCAAAGAATGTGTTGCCAAAGCTGGGATTCAGAAAATTGTCAGCCCTCACACTTTTAGACATTCATTTGCTACTCATTTAGTTGAAGGTGGCGCAAACCTAAGAGCAGTTCAAGAAATGCTTGGTCATGAATCGATCAATACCACAGAAATTTATACCCATCTTGATAATGATTATTTAAGAGAGACCATACTTAATTTTCATCCTGCAAATCGAAAGCAAGAACAGGTCGATCATGCTACATATGGTAGCGTTTCAATGAATTAG
- a CDS encoding Bax inhibitor-1/YccA family protein: MALKLFNTSSNPILKDSLLEQVQGVSGVTMTSSGAVNKSIILGLILLATAIVSWMFPSTMFLWPAAIIGFVLVLMASFKKEWSGIIAPIYAAIEGLFVGTISLVYASAFNGIVFQATTLTIAILFLMLFLYKSGLIKVTNKLRSVIMIGTGAIALTYLVSMVLSFFNIQIPMIHSTGMLGIGFSLVVIVIASLNLLLDFDFFEKGEQAGLPSYMEWFAAMGLIITLVWLYLELLRLLSKFGSKD, translated from the coding sequence ATGGCCTTAAAACTTTTTAATACCAGTTCAAATCCAATTTTAAAAGATTCTTTATTGGAACAGGTCCAAGGTGTGTCAGGTGTTACGATGACCAGTTCTGGAGCTGTTAACAAATCCATTATTTTGGGATTGATATTATTAGCGACTGCAATTGTATCATGGATGTTTCCAAGCACTATGTTTTTATGGCCGGCAGCTATTATCGGATTTGTTTTAGTGCTTATGGCAAGTTTCAAAAAAGAATGGTCTGGTATTATAGCACCTATATATGCAGCAATTGAAGGTTTATTTGTTGGAACGATATCATTAGTTTATGCTTCTGCATTTAACGGAATCGTATTTCAGGCAACAACGCTCACTATAGCCATACTTTTTCTAATGTTATTTTTATATAAATCAGGTCTCATAAAAGTCACCAATAAATTACGATCCGTTATAATGATTGGAACAGGGGCAATAGCTTTGACTTATTTGGTTTCAATGGTTTTAAGTTTTTTTAACATTCAAATTCCTATGATACATAGTACGGGTATGCTTGGTATTGGTTTTAGTCTTGTAGTCATAGTGATCGCTTCATTAAATCTCCTTTTGGATTTTGATTTTTTTGAGAAAGGGGAACAAGCAGGATTACCATCCTATATGGAATGGTTTGCGGCTATGGGATTGATCATTACATTAGTATGGTTATATCTGGAATTGTTGAGACTATTATCTAAGTTCGGTAGTAAGGATTAA
- a CDS encoding cation:proton antiporter, translating into MKKSLLLYPIIVGALVCFIGLTLHIGKDWHTNPKSNPSNQSSDQALFNQQHINDLSPYQIIADQLLSQLNSPFVILLLQILAILIISKLFGFIIKKLGQPSVIGEMIAGIFLGPSLIGYYFPDIFNFLFPKNSFSNLQFLSQVGLVFFMFIIGMELDFDHLKSKAKNALLISHVSIFFPFLLGICMSFILFKEFAPMDVNFTSFALFMGISISITAFPILARILHERKLTKTPLGDLAITCAAIDDVTAWCILAAVIAIVRSSGLESALFTFTVSILFFMIMFYLIRPWIKKINSRENFDHNHNKYSIILVFIILILSASFTEIIGIHAFFGAFVAGTIMPHHLNIKTLHLEKLEDVSTLVLLPIFFAFTGLRTQINLLNDGHLWITCGWIILVAVMGKFGGSTLISKITGHPWKVALSIGALMNTRGLMELIVLNIGYDLGILSPTLFTIMVIMALFTTMMTGPLLNLINYLFAKKSLL; encoded by the coding sequence ATGAAAAAGAGTTTATTGCTCTACCCAATAATTGTAGGGGCCCTTGTTTGTTTTATTGGATTAACCTTACACATTGGAAAAGATTGGCATACCAATCCCAAATCGAACCCTTCAAATCAGTCCTCAGATCAAGCCCTATTCAATCAGCAACATATCAATGACTTAAGTCCATACCAGATCATTGCAGATCAATTACTTAGTCAATTAAATAGTCCTTTTGTAATTCTGTTATTACAAATTTTAGCCATTCTGATCATATCAAAATTATTTGGATTCATTATCAAAAAGTTGGGCCAACCATCTGTGATCGGAGAAATGATTGCCGGAATATTTCTGGGTCCTTCATTAATTGGTTATTATTTTCCTGATATCTTTAATTTTCTTTTTCCTAAAAATTCATTCTCCAATCTTCAATTTTTAAGCCAGGTCGGATTGGTGTTTTTTATGTTTATCATCGGTATGGAATTAGATTTTGATCATCTAAAAAGTAAAGCAAAAAATGCTTTATTAATCAGTCATGTCAGTATTTTTTTTCCATTTCTTTTGGGTATTTGTATGTCATTTATTCTATTCAAAGAATTTGCACCTATGGATGTAAACTTTACTTCGTTTGCTCTATTTATGGGTATTTCAATAAGTATTACTGCTTTCCCAATTCTTGCAAGAATTTTACATGAACGCAAACTAACAAAAACTCCGCTTGGAGATTTAGCCATCACATGCGCTGCCATCGATGATGTGACTGCATGGTGTATCCTTGCTGCTGTTATTGCTATTGTGAGATCAAGTGGATTAGAAAGCGCCTTGTTTACATTTACCGTTTCCATATTATTTTTTATGATTATGTTTTATCTAATACGGCCCTGGATAAAAAAAATAAATAGTCGTGAAAATTTTGATCATAATCATAACAAATATTCAATCATCCTTGTGTTTATTATTTTAATACTATCAGCAAGTTTCACCGAAATAATAGGTATACACGCATTCTTTGGTGCTTTTGTTGCTGGTACAATCATGCCTCATCATTTAAATATTAAAACACTTCATTTAGAAAAATTAGAAGATGTTTCTACACTGGTCCTCTTACCGATTTTTTTTGCTTTCACAGGTTTACGAACCCAAATCAATTTGTTAAATGATGGTCATTTATGGATCACTTGTGGTTGGATTATATTAGTTGCCGTCATGGGTAAATTTGGGGGCAGTACATTAATTTCTAAAATAACCGGTCACCCATGGAAAGTTGCACTTTCTATAGGGGCACTTATGAATACACGTGGACTAATGGAACTAATTGTATTAAATATAGGATATGATTTAGGTATACTATCTCCTACGCTCTTTACCATTATGGTTATCATGGCACTGTTTACTACGATGATGACGGGTCCTCTATTAAATTTAATTAATTATTTATTTGCAAAGAAAAGTTTATTGTAG
- a CDS encoding DUF937 domain-containing protein codes for MNLNELFQSQLSGGLLNQLGNIAGIENPQQTETAAHAIFSTLMGAIGTNASTPDGANALNNALEKDHDGSILDNLSGFLSGQNEAPNSNMLNGAGILGHILGFKQGNLVNALSQNTNLDSGKILKMMITLAPVILGLLGKAKQQTGADAGGLTNIIGSVLGGQTGGSPLMGILTSVLDKNNDGNMLDDILGGGIGGMLGGLFGGNK; via the coding sequence ATGAATTTAAACGAACTTTTTCAAAGTCAACTATCAGGAGGACTTTTGAATCAACTTGGAAATATTGCAGGTATTGAAAATCCTCAGCAAACAGAAACTGCTGCTCATGCTATTTTTTCTACCTTAATGGGAGCTATTGGTACCAATGCTTCCACACCTGACGGAGCCAATGCATTAAATAACGCATTGGAAAAGGATCATGATGGAAGTATATTAGACAATCTTTCGGGGTTCTTATCAGGTCAAAACGAAGCGCCAAATAGCAATATGCTAAATGGAGCTGGTATACTAGGCCATATACTGGGTTTTAAACAAGGAAATCTTGTTAATGCATTATCACAAAACACCAACCTTGATAGTGGAAAAATTCTAAAAATGATGATTACTCTGGCACCGGTTATTCTTGGTTTATTAGGAAAAGCAAAACAACAAACTGGAGCTGATGCTGGCGGCCTCACCAATATCATTGGATCTGTATTAGGTGGACAGACTGGTGGAAGTCCATTAATGGGTATTCTAACTAGTGTTCTAGACAAAAATAATGATGGAAATATGCTTGATGATATACTAGGAGGTGGCATTGGCGGTATGCTTGGAGGCCTTTTTGGAGGAAATAAATAA
- a CDS encoding KUP/HAK/KT family potassium transporter, whose translation MSHQSHNQKLSLAGLLITLGIIFGDIGTSPLYVINAIIGTKVISEELVLGGVSCVFWTLLIITTFKYVILALNADNKGEGGIFSLYALVRRYKSSFLIYPAIIGCATLIADGFITPAISISSAIEGLKILYPSIETMPIVIAILIGLFVFQQVGTEIVGKTFGPVMLVWFGMIGTLGFLQILEHPEIFKAINPQYGFNLLVNYPQGFWILGAVFLCTTGGEALYSDLGHCGKKNVRVSWSFVLVALVLSYFGQSAWLISNKLGSALPTGTSVFYSLMPDWFLPIGICIAAFSTIIASQALISGVFTLVNEAMKLRLWFRMKVNFPSTLRGQIYIPGINWFLMVGCIVVVLIFENATNMEAAYGLAIIVNMMMTTLLLGFYYRVKLHSFFWPLVLTVSLFIIEFTFFISNLEKFPHGGWFSFLIAIIGSLMVFVLYRAQKIRDKHTKFVELKDYINVLKDLQDDQTIPKEASHLVYMALANDRRLIDSNIMYSILRKRPKRADVYWFVHVDITDEPYGKSFHVDTILPKEIFFIHLKFGFKVEHRVNTMFHEIVDQLVASGEVSTESPYPSLKKHHMPADFKFILLMTRVSADTELSTFERWVVRAYRMIKRFSLPANEDFGLEMSNVEEELVPILVGPKTEMDLKREH comes from the coding sequence ATGAGTCATCAGAGCCACAATCAAAAGTTAAGTTTAGCAGGTCTTTTAATTACCTTAGGAATCATTTTTGGTGATATAGGTACTTCTCCTCTATATGTAATTAATGCTATTATTGGCACAAAAGTAATTTCAGAAGAGTTAGTTTTAGGAGGTGTGTCTTGTGTTTTTTGGACTTTATTAATAATTACCACCTTCAAGTATGTTATTTTGGCATTAAACGCAGACAACAAGGGGGAAGGAGGTATTTTCTCTCTTTATGCATTAGTTCGTAGATACAAATCTTCATTTTTAATATATCCCGCAATTATAGGATGTGCAACATTGATTGCCGACGGATTTATCACTCCTGCTATATCAATTTCTTCCGCTATAGAGGGCTTGAAAATATTATATCCAAGCATCGAAACTATGCCCATAGTTATTGCAATACTCATTGGATTATTTGTTTTTCAGCAAGTCGGTACAGAAATAGTTGGAAAAACTTTTGGCCCAGTCATGTTAGTTTGGTTTGGGATGATAGGGACCTTAGGATTTCTACAAATTTTAGAACATCCTGAAATATTCAAAGCTATAAATCCACAATATGGTTTTAATCTTTTAGTCAATTATCCTCAAGGGTTTTGGATTTTAGGTGCAGTATTTCTATGCACCACAGGAGGTGAAGCCTTATATTCAGATCTAGGACATTGTGGAAAAAAGAATGTACGTGTAAGCTGGTCATTTGTATTAGTGGCTTTAGTCCTAAGTTATTTTGGGCAATCCGCATGGTTGATTTCAAATAAACTTGGTAGTGCATTGCCTACCGGAACAAGTGTATTTTATTCTTTAATGCCTGATTGGTTTCTTCCCATTGGAATATGTATTGCCGCTTTTTCTACGATTATAGCTAGCCAGGCCTTAATCTCAGGGGTATTTACTTTAGTCAATGAAGCCATGAAACTCAGGTTATGGTTTAGAATGAAAGTTAATTTTCCATCGACCCTAAGAGGACAAATATATATTCCAGGAATTAACTGGTTTTTAATGGTTGGATGTATTGTAGTTGTTTTGATTTTTGAAAATGCTACTAATATGGAGGCAGCATATGGGCTTGCCATTATTGTAAATATGATGATGACCACCCTTTTATTAGGTTTTTATTATCGGGTTAAACTTCACAGTTTTTTTTGGCCTTTGGTTTTAACAGTATCATTATTTATCATTGAGTTTACATTCTTTATTTCTAATTTAGAAAAATTTCCACATGGCGGGTGGTTTTCTTTTTTGATTGCTATTATAGGAAGTTTGATGGTTTTTGTGCTCTACCGAGCTCAGAAGATTAGGGATAAACACACCAAATTCGTAGAATTAAAGGATTACATTAATGTTCTCAAAGATTTGCAAGATGATCAGACGATACCTAAGGAGGCAAGTCATTTAGTTTATATGGCCTTAGCTAATGACAGGCGATTAATCGATTCCAATATAATGTATTCTATTTTGAGGAAGCGTCCGAAACGGGCTGATGTATATTGGTTTGTTCATGTGGATATCACAGATGAACCTTATGGAAAAAGTTTTCATGTGGATACCATTTTACCCAAAGAGATTTTTTTTATCCATTTAAAATTCGGATTCAAGGTAGAACATCGAGTGAATACCATGTTTCATGAAATTGTAGATCAACTGGTTGCATCAGGTGAGGTAAGTACTGAAAGTCCATATCCTTCTTTGAAAAAACATCACATGCCGGCGGATTTCAAATTTATATTATTAATGACTCGTGTCTCTGCAGATACAGAATTAAGTACTTTTGAACGTTGGGTGGTGCGCGCCTATCGAATGATTAAAAGATTTAGTCTTCCAGCGAATGAAGATTTTGGATTGGAAATGTCTAATGTTGAAGAAGAATTAGTACCTATTTTAGTTGGTCCAAAGACTGAAATGGATCTGAAAAGGGAACACTAA
- a CDS encoding AMP nucleosidase — translation MQTKQEIVENWLPRYTGLSLDQFGDYIILVNFSHYVELFSQWHQVPILGQHRPMQHATANRITIINFGMGSPNAATIIDLLTAIMPKAVLFLGKCGGLKSKNDVGDLILPIAAIRGEGTSNDYLPPEVPALPAFALQKAISTSIREHELDYWTGTVYTTNRRVWEHRIEFKKYLSEIRASAIDMETATIFIAAFKNKIPAGALLLVSDMPMAPEGVKTEANDKIVTEKFANNHLKIGIDSLQKLISNAQTVKHLRF, via the coding sequence ATGCAAACAAAACAAGAAATCGTAGAGAATTGGTTACCCAGATATACAGGTCTATCTTTAGATCAATTTGGGGATTATATCATACTGGTGAATTTCAGTCATTATGTTGAACTCTTTTCACAGTGGCATCAGGTCCCAATATTAGGCCAACATAGACCGATGCAGCATGCTACGGCAAATCGTATAACCATTATCAATTTTGGAATGGGAAGTCCAAACGCAGCAACGATAATAGATCTGCTTACAGCGATTATGCCGAAAGCTGTTTTGTTTTTGGGTAAATGCGGTGGCCTTAAATCAAAGAATGATGTAGGTGATTTAATATTACCCATTGCAGCAATAAGGGGAGAAGGAACATCCAATGATTATTTACCTCCGGAAGTCCCTGCATTACCCGCATTTGCTTTACAAAAAGCCATTTCAACATCAATTCGGGAACATGAATTGGACTATTGGACCGGAACTGTATACACCACCAATAGACGAGTATGGGAACATCGGATAGAATTCAAAAAATACCTTAGTGAAATAAGAGCTTCTGCAATTGATATGGAGACAGCAACAATATTTATTGCAGCTTTTAAAAATAAAATTCCAGCCGGAGCTTTACTTTTGGTTTCTGATATGCCAATGGCACCAGAAGGTGTAAAAACTGAAGCTAATGACAAAATCGTTACTGAAAAATTTGCAAACAATCATTTAAAAATTGGCATTGATTCGCTCCAAAAGCTTATTTCAAATGCACAAACTGTTAAACATCTAAGGTTTTAA